A genomic segment from Aegilops tauschii subsp. strangulata cultivar AL8/78 chromosome 1, Aet v6.0, whole genome shotgun sequence encodes:
- the LOC141034902 gene encoding uncharacterized protein, translated as MGSRFVNLLAMSCNGGPRHFRLHCLNPANLFRPARSRPAVQAVHRRPADAPLPPPSLSFDWPCRKGEQAWMNFMAFGPGRENLLAVDQIGRSFLYNHDSRLLRTGMPKMRKPIIDPISVAVGDSLYVMSGNPGRLPDRDCFQALLHTRLPASYAQDWCWYSLQPPPFFADYDDGVDRSSCRDAPMPFEISAYAVVDDSEIWISTSGASTYSYDIASGAWSKLGNWALPFRGRAEYIPEHNLWFGFTPDDFQLCTSDLTASCGLRPPVLQDVWTDVNMPEDWTLTDASIVPLGSGQVCVARFFLTFPEESIEDVYGYALEKTENFAVLEGVKLLKAGWAQLRMVKHKSERYVFGRDLVIPL; from the coding sequence CTGCAACGGCGGCCCCAGACACTTCAGGCTTCACTGCTTGAACCCGGCAAACTTATTTCGCCCAGCCCGGTCACGGCCAGCGGTTCAAGCAGTTCATCGACGGCCAGCTGACGCCCCGCTGCCTCCGCCGTCCCTGTCATTCGACTGGCCCTGCAGGAAGGGCGAACAGGCGTGGATGAATTTCATGGCTTTTGGCCCCGGCCGGGAAAACCTCCTCGCCGTGGACCAAATCGGCAGGAGCTTCTTGTACAACCACGACTCACGCTTGCTCCGCACTGGGATGCCCAAGATGCGCAAGCCCATTATCGACCCCATCTCCGTTGCCGTGGGCGACAGCCTATACGTCATGAGCGGCAACCCTGGCCGGCTGCCCGATCGGGATTGCTTCCAGGCTCTCCTCCACACCCGCCTGCCCGCTAGCTACGCCCAAGACTGGTGCTGGTATTCCCTCCAGCCACCGCCTTTCTTTGCCGACTACGACGACGGGGTGGATCGATCCAGCTGCCGCGATGCCCCAATGCCCTTTGAAATCAGTGCCTACGCCGTGGTTGACGATTCAGAGATCTGGATATCCACATCTGGCGCCAGCACATACTCGTATGACATCGCGAGTGGCGCGTGGAGCAAACTAGGCAACTGGGCACTGCCGTTCAGAGGTCGCGCCGAGTACATCCCTGAGCACAACCTCTGGTTTGGCTTCACACCCGACGATTTTCAGCTCTGCACATCGGACCTCACTGCCTCGTGTGGGTTGAGGCCGCCCGTGCTGCAGGATGTGTGGACAGACGTGAACATGCCAGAAGATTGGACCCTGACAGACGCCAGCATTGTGCCGCTCGGCTCCGGTCAAGTCTGCGTTGCCAGGTTCTTTCTTACCTTCCCAGAGGAGAGCATTGAGGATGTGTATGGCTATGCCCTTGAGAAAACAGAGAATTTTGCTGTTCTCGAGGGCGTCAAATTGTTAAAGGCTGGGTGGGCTCAGCTCCGGATGGTTAAGCACAAGTCGGAGCGTTACGTCTTCGGCCGAGACCTTGTCATACCGCTTTGA